In the genome of Luteitalea pratensis, the window AGCGCCTCGCGGTGATCACCGAGATCCGTACGCTGCAGTTCGACGTGCCCGAGGCGTATGCGCTGTACGTCCGCATCCGGCCATGGCTGTCGCATGCGCTCGACATCCACGCCGGCCGCATCCCGCCGACCTTTGGCGCCTTTCCGCGGCGGCTCTACGCCGCCGACAACCCGTTGATCGGGATGCCGCTCGCGTTCCAGTACCTGACCTCCAACCGGGCCGATGCGCTGCCCGCCACGGCCGATGAACTCGCGCGCATGCGCGGGCGTGGATGGCTCACCAACTACACGGTGGGCGACACCAGCGCGGCTCCCGGCCTTCCCGTCGCCAACGCCCTGCGCTGGGACACCGGCGTCCAGGTGCGCTGGCAGCACGATCCCGTGACGATGTACGGTGCGGTCACGCAGGGGACCATCGGCGATCCGCGGCTTTCCGACGACAACGGCGGTCCGCAACTGGCGGCGCGCGTGGTGTTCACGCCGCACCCCGTCCTGGCCATCGGCGGCTCGGTCGCCGCCGGACCCTACCTCGCGCGCTCGCTCACGGAGGAACTGCCGGGCCCCGCCGGGCTTCGCAGCCACCGCCAGGAGGCGTATGGCGCCGACGTGGAGCTCTCGCGCGATCGCTGGCTCGTTCGCAGCGAGCTGGTGTGGAACCGGTGGGGGCAGCCAGCCTACGAAGCCGATCCGAAACGCGACCTCGACGTAATGGCAGCGATGGCGGAGGCACGCTACAAGCTCTGGCCAGGGCTGTACGTCGCCGGCCGCGTCGACCATCTGGGTTTCTCGCGTATCCAGACAGACACCGTGGGTGTCGTGACGTGGGATGCCAACGTCACGCGCCTCGAGTTCGGCGGCGGTTGGAGCGTGCATCGCCACGTGCTCCTGAAGGCGGTCTGGCAGCGCAACCGGCGCGACGGCGGTCGCCCGCGCGGCAGCGACCTCGGCGCCATCCAGGTGGCCGCGTGGTTCTGAGCCGCAAGGTCGCAGTGACGGTCGTGGCCATGGCGAGCCTGTTGGTATGGACGCATGTCCCGGTCCGTTCGCAGTCCACCCTCGGCATCGTGCGCGGGCGCTTTGCGCTGCCAGCGAGCGGGCTCGACGATCGCCGCCCCGCGCTGACCGATCCGCGTACGCGCCCGATTGTCCGCCAGCCCCGTGTGGGGGTGGTGTACCTGGAGGTCGCGCCCTCGGCGGCGTTCGAGGAACCGGTGCGCATGCACGAGCGGATGGACCAGCGCAACGAGACGTTCGTGCCTCACGTCCTCGCCGTCCGCACCGGCACCATCGTCGACTTCCCGAACAGCGACCGCATCTATCACAACGTGTTCTCGCTCTCGCCGACGCGGCGCTTCGACCTCGGCCGCTATGCCGTCGGCCACTCGAAATCGATCCGCTTCGATCGGCCCGGCGTGGTGCGGGTGTTCTGCGACATCCACTCGCACATGAGCGCGTTCATCCTCGTCTTTTCGCACCGCTACTTTGCGGTGACGCAGCCCGACGGCACCTTCCAGTTGCCCGCGGTGCCTGCCGGCACGTACATGCTGGCCGCCTGGTTCGAGGGCGAGGTCAAGGCCAACCGCCAGATCGTCGTGCGGGCCGGCGAAACGTCAATCGCGGATCTGCCGGTGTCGTGATGCGTGTGCTCCGCTCGCTGTCGAACCGCCTGTTCCTGGTCGGTGTGCTGCTGTCGATCGCCTCGATCGGCGGCGCCATGCTCTTTGTCAGCGCCAGGCTGACCCGCGAGCACGACCACGCGATGGCGCAACGCCTCGACGAGACGATCACGCTGGTGGAACGCCAGCGACGCGCGCTGCTCGACACCTCCACGCGTCTCGCGCGCCTCGTGGCGGACCTGCCGAAGCTGAAAGCGGCGCTCTCCACAGGAGACGCACCGACCGTGTCGCCGATCGTCGCGAGCTATCGCGACGAGATTGGCGCCGACGTGCTCATCATCAGCGATGCCACCGGGGCGCCCGTCTTCACCGCCGGCGATGCCCGTGGCGACGTGGCGACGCGACGCCTGGCGATAGACCGCACGGC includes:
- a CDS encoding carboxypeptidase regulatory-like domain-containing protein; translation: MVLSRKVAVTVVAMASLLVWTHVPVRSQSTLGIVRGRFALPASGLDDRRPALTDPRTRPIVRQPRVGVVYLEVAPSAAFEEPVRMHERMDQRNETFVPHVLAVRTGTIVDFPNSDRIYHNVFSLSPTRRFDLGRYAVGHSKSIRFDRPGVVRVFCDIHSHMSAFILVFSHRYFAVTQPDGTFQLPAVPAGTYMLAAWFEGEVKANRQIVVRAGETSIADLPVS